Proteins encoded together in one Mastomys coucha isolate ucsf_1 unplaced genomic scaffold, UCSF_Mcou_1 pScaffold16, whole genome shotgun sequence window:
- the Strit1 gene encoding sarcoplasmic/endoplasmic reticulum calcium ATPase regulator DWORF → MAEKESTSPRLMVPILLLVGWIVGCIIVIYLVFF, encoded by the exons ATGGCTGAGAAAG AGTCAACATCACCACGCCTCATGGTTCCCATTCTTCTCCTGGTTGGATGGATTGTAGGCTGCATCATAGTGATTTACCTTGTCTTCTTCTAG